In a single window of the Bacillus clarus genome:
- a CDS encoding PadR family transcriptional regulator has product MSTSQMLKGILEGCLLAIISEGEIYGYEMSEKLAKYGFTMASEGSIYPLLIRMQKEGLISSVMKESPSGPKRKYYTLTEKGEDELDEFMDRWEAMQSSVERLLEGKGRRK; this is encoded by the coding sequence ATGTCGACAAGTCAAATGCTGAAAGGGATTTTAGAAGGATGCTTACTTGCTATTATTTCTGAAGGTGAAATATACGGTTATGAAATGAGTGAAAAGCTAGCAAAGTATGGTTTTACAATGGCGAGTGAGGGAAGTATTTATCCGTTGTTAATACGGATGCAAAAAGAGGGGCTAATATCAAGTGTAATGAAGGAATCTCCATCTGGTCCGAAACGGAAGTATTATACGTTAACAGAAAAGGGAGAAGATGAACTAGATGAATTTATGGATCGCTGGGAAGCGATGCAAAGTAGTGTAGAACGTCTACTTGAAGGGAAGGGAAGAAGAAAATAA
- the mtnK gene encoding S-methyl-5-thioribose kinase: MGYYSLTEETAIQYAKEHGYFEKEANVICHEIGDGNLNYVFKLSDGERAIIIKQALPYAKIVGESWPLSLKRATIESKALQIFAKYVPEYVPEVYNHDEELAVTVIEDLSRLTITRKGLIEGEEYPLLSQHIGRFLAHILFYTSDFGLCSEEKRVLDGTLVNPDLCKITEDLVFTDPFGHYDTNDYEIELQSVVDELWSDKTLKLKVAQYKYKFLTRKEALIHGDLHTGSIFSSPSETKVIDPEFATYGPFGFDLGQFIANLLLNALSREEEKRSVLFFHIEKTWNYFVDTFTQLWIGEGVETYTKEKQWLPIILQNIFNDAVGFAGCEMIRRTIGLAHVADLDEIVDKERRTQVKKQAVYLGRELLKHETKGADIQLFRTLFQHTVSGGVKA; this comes from the coding sequence ATGGGATATTATTCATTAACAGAAGAAACAGCAATTCAGTATGCGAAAGAACATGGCTATTTTGAAAAGGAAGCAAACGTAATCTGTCATGAAATAGGGGATGGTAATTTAAATTATGTATTCAAACTATCTGATGGAGAACGTGCGATTATTATAAAACAAGCACTTCCATATGCAAAAATAGTTGGCGAGAGCTGGCCACTTTCGTTAAAAAGAGCGACAATTGAAAGTAAGGCGTTGCAAATTTTCGCGAAGTATGTACCGGAATATGTTCCGGAAGTATACAATCATGATGAAGAGTTGGCAGTGACAGTAATAGAAGACTTGTCAAGGCTTACAATTACAAGAAAGGGATTAATAGAAGGAGAAGAATATCCGCTTTTATCACAACATATCGGCCGATTTTTAGCACATATTTTATTTTACACTTCAGATTTTGGATTATGTTCAGAAGAAAAAAGAGTGTTAGATGGCACACTTGTGAATCCGGATCTTTGTAAAATTACAGAAGATTTAGTGTTTACAGATCCGTTTGGACATTATGATACGAATGATTATGAGATAGAACTGCAATCAGTTGTTGATGAGCTTTGGAGTGATAAAACGTTAAAATTAAAAGTAGCGCAGTATAAGTATAAATTTTTAACAAGAAAAGAAGCATTAATTCATGGAGATTTACATACTGGTAGCATTTTTTCATCACCTTCTGAAACGAAAGTAATTGATCCAGAGTTTGCAACTTATGGTCCATTTGGATTTGATCTCGGTCAATTTATCGCAAATTTATTATTAAATGCATTATCGCGAGAAGAGGAAAAACGAAGTGTTTTATTTTTCCATATAGAAAAGACATGGAACTATTTTGTAGATACTTTTACGCAGTTATGGATCGGTGAAGGGGTAGAAACATATACGAAAGAAAAGCAGTGGTTACCAATTATTTTGCAAAATATTTTCAATGATGCAGTTGGATTTGCTGGATGTGAAATGATTCGTAGAACGATTGGACTAGCACATGTAGCTGATTTAGACGAAATAGTAGATAAAGAAAGAAGAACACAAGTCAAGAAACAAGCAGTTTACTTAGGTAGAGAACTATTAAAGCATGAAACGAAAGGTGCGGATATTCAGTTGTTCCGAACGCTATTTCAACATACTGTTTCAGGAGGAGTAAAAGCATGA
- a CDS encoding 3-hydroxybutyrate dehydrogenase, with protein sequence MVTNRVVFLTGAASGIGYEMGNAFAKEGAKVVISDRLEDRAKEAAEQLREEGFQAIGLKCDVTSEEEIAAAISQTVTHFGSLDVLVNNAGMQHVSPIEEFPTDKFELLIKIMQIAPFIAIKHAFPIMKKQKYGRIINIASINGLVGFAGKSAYNSAKHGVIGLTKVAALEGATHGITVNALCPGYVDTPLVRNQLQDLATTRNVPLENVLEDVIYPLVPQKRLLQVQEISDYALFLASEKAKGITGQAVVIDGGYTAQ encoded by the coding sequence ATGGTTACAAATCGAGTTGTCTTTTTAACAGGTGCTGCAAGTGGAATTGGTTATGAGATGGGCAACGCTTTTGCAAAAGAAGGAGCTAAAGTTGTTATTAGCGATCGACTTGAAGATCGTGCAAAAGAAGCTGCTGAACAGCTACGAGAAGAAGGATTTCAAGCAATCGGATTAAAATGCGATGTTACATCAGAAGAAGAAATTGCAGCTGCCATTTCTCAAACGGTTACCCATTTCGGATCATTAGATGTATTAGTTAACAATGCCGGAATGCAGCACGTTTCACCAATTGAAGAATTTCCAACTGATAAGTTTGAACTTCTTATTAAAATCATGCAAATTGCCCCATTTATCGCTATTAAACACGCTTTTCCTATCATGAAAAAACAAAAGTATGGACGGATCATTAATATCGCTTCCATTAACGGACTTGTCGGATTTGCGGGGAAATCTGCTTACAATAGCGCAAAACATGGGGTAATTGGATTAACAAAAGTGGCCGCTTTAGAGGGGGCTACTCATGGAATTACTGTAAATGCTCTTTGCCCTGGATATGTTGATACTCCTCTTGTACGTAATCAACTGCAAGACTTAGCAACTACACGAAATGTACCGCTTGAAAATGTTTTAGAAGATGTCATTTATCCACTCGTACCACAAAAACGATTGTTACAAGTACAAGAAATCTCAGATTATGCTTTATTTTTAGCAAGCGAAAAAGCAAAAGGAATAACTGGCCAAGCTGTTGTCATCGATGGTGGTTATACTGCTCAATAA
- the mtnA gene encoding S-methyl-5-thioribose-1-phosphate isomerase, giving the protein MSTIVTVPRSVSWKGDTIAVLNQTKLPHVTEYKTLTNIEDVWKSIVMLEVRGAPAIGIVAAFGLALAAKKYNVTNIDEFQKKFNRDCNYLGTSRPTAVNLFWAIDRMREVSKDITTIKDVQKILEEEALRIQQEDEDVCRSIGEHALTCFKDGDTLLTICNAGSIATARYGTALAPFYIGKEKGIHLHAYACETRPVLQGGRLTTWELKQADIDVTLITDNTAAHAIRTKEINAIIVGADRIVANGDTANKIGTLNLAILAKYFRIPFYVAAPRSTFDITKQTGTEIVIEERDETEVTKIFGKQVAPIGTPVYNPAFDVTPNELITGIITEKGILRGDYRLVIASLFKKTS; this is encoded by the coding sequence ATGAGTACAATCGTTACTGTTCCGAGGTCCGTAAGTTGGAAAGGGGATACAATCGCAGTATTAAATCAAACGAAGTTACCACATGTTACTGAATATAAAACATTAACAAATATTGAAGACGTATGGAAAAGTATTGTTATGTTAGAAGTACGCGGAGCGCCTGCAATTGGAATTGTAGCTGCGTTCGGTTTAGCACTTGCAGCGAAAAAATATAATGTTACGAATATCGATGAGTTTCAAAAAAAGTTTAATAGAGATTGTAACTATTTAGGAACATCGCGCCCGACTGCCGTTAATTTATTTTGGGCGATAGATCGTATGAGAGAAGTTAGTAAAGATATTACTACGATTAAAGATGTACAAAAAATATTAGAAGAGGAAGCGCTTCGCATTCAGCAAGAAGATGAAGATGTATGCCGAAGTATAGGAGAGCATGCTTTAACATGCTTTAAAGATGGCGATACACTTTTAACGATTTGTAATGCAGGAAGTATTGCAACTGCGCGGTATGGAACGGCATTAGCTCCATTTTATATTGGAAAAGAGAAAGGGATACATTTACATGCTTATGCTTGTGAAACGAGACCTGTTTTACAAGGGGGACGCTTAACGACATGGGAGTTGAAACAAGCCGATATTGATGTAACGCTCATTACGGATAATACCGCAGCTCATGCAATTCGAACGAAAGAAATTAATGCAATTATTGTAGGTGCAGACCGAATTGTAGCAAATGGTGATACGGCAAATAAAATAGGAACATTGAATTTAGCTATATTAGCAAAGTATTTTCGTATTCCTTTTTACGTTGCTGCTCCTCGCTCTACATTTGATATTACAAAACAAACAGGTACTGAAATTGTAATTGAAGAAAGAGATGAAACGGAAGTTACGAAAATTTTTGGGAAACAAGTAGCGCCAATAGGTACGCCTGTATATAACCCTGCGTTTGATGTAACACCTAATGAATTAATTACAGGTATTATTACTGAGAAAGGTATTTTGCGTGGGGATTATAGACTAGTAATCGCTTCATTATTTAAAAAAACAAGCTAA
- a CDS encoding DUF1129 domain-containing protein, with protein sequence MLSSEARKFLLDMRLFLTAKGVKENDVQNFLEDAKLHLIEGAKKGKTVSDIFGDSPKAYAEELANEMEKDKGGSIKSILGMIIGIGGYWLFTNILFESPNHEFTLTNVQLIGYPIVLMITIVGIIFAFKISSFKSKVKEFSIIYVAALLPILLLVLLMFMNKWYGTPVLQLSTMQSYILAGVVFLVLLIGEAYILGWIGILAIIVPLLIMFVFKELGKQNPYLGVLEPLLLYGSLYGLMRWSIKMEERKSVN encoded by the coding sequence ATGCTATCAAGTGAAGCGCGAAAGTTCTTATTGGATATGAGGTTATTTTTGACTGCAAAGGGTGTTAAAGAAAATGATGTTCAAAATTTTTTAGAAGATGCAAAACTCCATTTAATTGAAGGTGCGAAAAAGGGAAAGACGGTAAGCGATATATTTGGTGATTCACCAAAAGCGTATGCGGAAGAATTAGCGAACGAGATGGAGAAGGATAAAGGCGGGAGTATAAAGAGTATTTTAGGAATGATTATTGGAATCGGAGGATATTGGTTATTCACAAATATTTTATTTGAAAGTCCTAATCATGAATTTACATTAACGAATGTGCAGTTGATTGGGTACCCAATTGTTTTAATGATTACTATTGTAGGAATTATTTTTGCCTTTAAAATATCATCGTTTAAAAGTAAAGTAAAAGAATTTAGCATTATTTATGTAGCAGCTTTGCTGCCAATTTTATTACTAGTGTTATTAATGTTTATGAATAAATGGTATGGGACACCTGTGTTACAACTCTCTACTATGCAAAGTTATATATTAGCTGGAGTTGTCTTTTTAGTACTTTTGATCGGTGAAGCTTATATACTTGGCTGGATTGGAATATTGGCTATCATTGTACCGTTATTAATTATGTTTGTATTTAAAGAATTAGGAAAGCAGAACCCATATTTGGGAGTGTTAGAACCTTTACTTCTATATGGTAGTTTATATGGATTAATGAGATGGTCTATAAAAATGGAAGAGCGCAAAAGTGTAAATTAG
- the mtnW gene encoding 2,3-diketo-5-methylthiopentyl-1-phosphate enolase, with protein MSGIIATYLIHDDSHNLTKKAEQIALGLTIGSWTHLPHLLQEQLKQHKGNVIHVEKLEEQEHVNTYLEKKVTRGLIKIHYPSLNFSPDLPAILTTTFGKLSLDGEIKLIDLSFSDELKKQFPGPKFGVTGIRNLLQVHDRPLLMSIFKGMIGRNIGYLKTQLRDQAIGGVDIVKDDEISFENSLTPLTKRIESGKEVLQSVYETYGHKTLYAVNLTGRTYDLKENAKRATAAGADILLFNVFAYGLDVLQSLAEDEEIAIPIMVHPAVSGAYASSKLYGFSSPLLLGKLLRYAGADFSLFPSPYGSVALEKEEALLITKRLTEEDTFFKPSFPVPSAGIHPGFVPFILRDFGKDVVINAGGGIHGHPNGAQGGGMAFRAAIEATLQNIPLHEADDRNLHSALQIWGNPSYEVKL; from the coding sequence ATGAGCGGAATAATAGCGACATATTTAATCCATGATGATTCACACAACTTAACAAAAAAGGCCGAACAAATTGCTCTCGGTTTAACAATTGGTTCATGGACCCACTTACCACACTTATTACAAGAACAATTAAAACAACATAAAGGCAATGTCATTCACGTGGAAAAGTTAGAAGAACAAGAGCACGTAAATACTTATCTTGAAAAAAAAGTAACACGTGGCTTGATTAAAATTCATTATCCATCACTGAATTTCAGCCCAGACTTGCCAGCCATTTTGACAACAACATTTGGGAAACTCTCGCTAGATGGTGAAATTAAACTAATTGATTTATCATTCTCAGATGAATTAAAAAAACAATTCCCTGGACCAAAATTTGGTGTTACTGGTATCCGAAACCTTTTACAAGTTCATGATCGCCCTCTTCTAATGAGTATTTTTAAAGGGATGATAGGACGGAATATTGGATATTTAAAAACGCAACTACGCGATCAAGCGATTGGCGGCGTAGATATTGTAAAAGATGATGAAATTTCATTTGAAAATTCATTAACACCACTTACAAAAAGAATCGAATCTGGAAAAGAAGTATTACAATCTGTATACGAAACATACGGTCATAAAACTTTATATGCAGTTAATTTAACAGGACGAACTTACGATTTAAAAGAAAATGCAAAACGCGCTACAGCGGCTGGAGCCGATATTCTTTTATTTAATGTATTTGCTTACGGATTAGATGTACTACAGTCCCTTGCAGAAGATGAAGAGATTGCTATTCCAATTATGGTGCACCCTGCTGTAAGTGGTGCTTACGCTTCATCAAAACTATATGGATTTTCTTCTCCATTACTACTTGGAAAATTACTACGTTACGCTGGTGCTGATTTCTCTTTATTCCCATCACCATACGGTAGTGTTGCATTAGAAAAAGAAGAGGCTCTTCTTATTACAAAAAGATTGACCGAAGAAGACACATTTTTCAAGCCTAGCTTTCCTGTTCCATCTGCTGGAATTCATCCTGGTTTCGTTCCCTTTATCCTTCGTGATTTTGGCAAAGATGTTGTTATTAACGCTGGTGGTGGTATACATGGTCATCCAAATGGAGCACAAGGCGGTGGAATGGCTTTCCGGGCAGCAATTGAAGCTACTTTACAAAACATACCGCTTCATGAAGCAGATGACAGAAATCTACATAGCGCACTACAAATATGGGGAAATCCATCTTATGAGGTGAAATTATGA
- a CDS encoding YvrJ family protein, which yields MEEWISMIGNVGFPIVVTLYLLHRIESKLDGVIVAIEKLPQQLLKYDDPRDRN from the coding sequence ATGGAAGAATGGATCTCGATGATTGGTAATGTTGGGTTTCCGATTGTTGTAACATTATATTTACTGCATCGTATTGAAAGTAAATTAGATGGAGTAATTGTTGCAATAGAAAAACTCCCGCAGCAATTACTAAAGTATGATGATCCTCGCGATAGAAATTAA
- a CDS encoding DUF3928 family protein produces MYTLKIVSDREALYQFASYVRVVQGVEDVHVEVGEPLYEHPLMKFYVHVTIKETYEKQKALQEIARLVELGRFTYVHYRNDEIEEAFETVKYESFRK; encoded by the coding sequence ATGTATACATTAAAAATCGTATCAGATCGAGAAGCTCTTTATCAATTTGCAAGTTACGTAAGAGTTGTTCAAGGGGTAGAGGATGTGCATGTAGAGGTGGGAGAACCTTTATACGAACATCCACTGATGAAATTTTATGTGCATGTCACAATTAAAGAAACATACGAAAAACAAAAAGCGTTACAAGAAATTGCTCGATTAGTAGAATTAGGGCGTTTTACATATGTTCATTATCGAAATGATGAGATTGAAGAGGCATTTGAAACCGTTAA
- a CDS encoding carbon-nitrogen family hydrolase: MKVVTILVTNDIIFPVFCKGKIKNGADKMKITCIQMNIAFGNVKQNIENARKKIEEAMKGKPDVIVLPELWTTGYDLTRLSEIADRDGIETKEMLKEWSQQYGVNIVGGSIAKQTKQGVTNTMYVVNREGTLLNEYSKVHLFQLMDEHKYLIAGDGTSEFMLDNVECAGTICYDIRFPEWMRVHTAKGAKVLFVVAEWPLARLAHWRLLLQARAIENQCYVVACNRVGEDPNNVFAGHSLIVDPWGEIVVEANEEEAILYAELKLDKIQEVRKGIPVFVDRRPELYK, encoded by the coding sequence TTGAAAGTTGTTACAATTCTAGTGACAAATGATATAATCTTTCCAGTATTTTGTAAAGGAAAAATTAAGAATGGGGCGGACAAAATGAAAATCACATGTATTCAAATGAATATTGCTTTTGGGAATGTGAAACAAAATATTGAAAATGCACGAAAAAAAATAGAAGAAGCAATGAAGGGGAAACCCGATGTTATCGTCTTACCTGAATTATGGACAACTGGTTATGATTTAACGAGACTTTCAGAAATTGCAGATCGGGATGGAATAGAAACGAAAGAAATGTTGAAAGAATGGTCACAGCAATATGGTGTAAATATTGTTGGTGGTTCGATAGCAAAGCAAACGAAGCAAGGTGTTACAAATACGATGTATGTTGTTAATCGAGAAGGGACGTTGTTAAATGAGTATAGTAAAGTACATTTATTCCAGCTTATGGATGAGCATAAGTATTTAATCGCCGGTGATGGAACGAGTGAATTTATGTTAGATAATGTAGAGTGCGCGGGAACAATTTGTTATGATATTCGTTTTCCAGAATGGATGCGCGTTCATACAGCTAAAGGTGCAAAAGTTTTATTTGTTGTGGCAGAGTGGCCGTTAGCTCGTTTAGCGCATTGGCGTTTACTTTTACAAGCGAGAGCAATTGAAAATCAATGTTATGTCGTTGCATGTAATAGAGTGGGGGAAGATCCAAATAATGTATTCGCTGGTCATTCTCTTATTGTGGATCCGTGGGGGGAAATTGTAGTAGAGGCAAATGAAGAAGAAGCGATTTTATATGCAGAGCTTAAGTTAGATAAAATTCAAGAAGTGCGTAAAGGAATTCCGGTGTTCGTCGATCGTCGTCCAGAATTATACAAATAA
- a CDS encoding pyridoxal phosphate-dependent aminotransferase — translation MKNFKPSKVVTSLPTQFFASLVAKVNKVIAAGHDVINLGQGNPDQPTPPHIVKALQQAAEKAIHHKYPPFRGHESLKEAVATFYAREYEVTVNPKTEVAILFGGKAGLVELPLCFTNPSDTILVPDPGYPDYLSGVALAKAKFETMPLVAENNFLPDYTKINDSIAERAKLMFLNYPNNPTGAVAPKEFFEETIHFANKHNILVVHDFAYGAIGFDEKKPVSFLQASGAKNVGIEIYTLSKTFNMAGWRIAFAVGNESVIETINLLQDHMYVSIFGAVQDAAREALLSSQSCVVELVNRYESRRNALIEACHSIGWNVDIPKGSFFAWLPVPDGFTSEQFADILLEEAHVAVAPGVGFGEHGEGYVRIGLLHTEERLQEAIYRIEKLKIFKKSLTTQKISDKIQISKKFKHF, via the coding sequence ATGAAAAATTTCAAACCTTCCAAGGTGGTAACATCATTGCCTACACAATTTTTCGCTTCACTTGTTGCAAAAGTTAACAAAGTTATTGCAGCTGGTCACGATGTTATTAATCTAGGTCAAGGCAATCCAGATCAACCAACACCGCCGCATATCGTAAAAGCCTTACAACAAGCGGCAGAAAAGGCCATTCATCATAAATATCCGCCATTTCGCGGACATGAGAGCTTAAAAGAAGCCGTTGCGACGTTCTATGCACGTGAATACGAAGTGACAGTAAACCCAAAAACTGAAGTTGCTATTTTATTTGGCGGAAAAGCTGGACTCGTTGAATTACCACTTTGTTTTACAAACCCTAGTGATACCATTCTTGTTCCAGATCCAGGCTATCCAGATTATTTATCCGGTGTCGCTTTAGCAAAAGCAAAATTTGAAACAATGCCACTTGTTGCAGAAAATAATTTTTTACCGGATTATACAAAAATAAATGATTCCATTGCGGAACGAGCGAAATTAATGTTTTTAAACTATCCAAATAATCCAACTGGCGCTGTTGCACCAAAAGAATTCTTTGAAGAAACAATTCATTTCGCTAATAAACATAATATTTTAGTCGTTCACGATTTTGCTTATGGTGCAATTGGTTTCGATGAAAAAAAACCCGTTAGTTTCTTGCAAGCGAGTGGCGCTAAAAATGTCGGAATCGAAATTTATACACTATCAAAAACCTTTAATATGGCAGGATGGCGTATCGCTTTTGCTGTTGGTAATGAAAGTGTTATTGAAACAATTAACTTATTACAAGATCATATGTACGTTAGTATTTTTGGTGCTGTGCAAGATGCTGCTCGTGAAGCCCTACTAAGCTCACAATCTTGTGTAGTTGAACTTGTAAATCGTTATGAATCTCGAAGAAATGCTCTTATTGAAGCTTGTCACTCAATCGGATGGAATGTAGATATACCAAAAGGATCATTCTTCGCGTGGCTTCCTGTACCAGATGGTTTTACATCTGAGCAATTTGCTGACATCCTACTTGAAGAGGCACATGTTGCAGTTGCCCCTGGCGTTGGATTTGGTGAACATGGCGAAGGATATGTTCGAATCGGTCTATTACATACAGAGGAACGGTTACAAGAAGCAATTTATCGAATCGAGAAATTAAAAATTTTCAAAAAGTCATTGACAACACAAAAAATATCTGACAAAATTCAGATATCAAAAAAATTTAAACATTTCTAA
- a CDS encoding 2-hydroxy-3-keto-5-methylthiopentenyl-1-phosphate phosphatase gives MSIQVFCDFDGTITNNDNIMSIMEKFAPPEAEEIKRRILSQDLSIREGVSQLFQLLPTTLHDDIITFLKETAQIRTGFQEFIQFINKNNISFYVISGGMDFFVYPLLQDIVPKEQIYCNTTDFSGESVEVKWPHPCDKHCNYNCGLCKSSLIRKLSSENDFHIVIGDSITDLLAAKQAHKVFARDFLITKCEENHIAYTPFETFHDVQAELQHLSEVKL, from the coding sequence ATGAGTATTCAGGTGTTTTGTGATTTCGATGGTACGATTACAAATAATGATAATATCATGTCCATTATGGAAAAATTCGCACCACCAGAAGCTGAAGAAATAAAACGAAGGATTTTATCACAAGATCTTTCTATCCGAGAAGGTGTTTCTCAATTATTTCAATTGTTACCGACTACTTTACACGACGATATCATTACATTCCTAAAAGAGACTGCCCAAATCCGTACGGGTTTTCAGGAGTTTATACAATTTATAAATAAAAATAATATTTCTTTTTACGTAATTTCTGGTGGAATGGATTTTTTCGTCTATCCACTCTTGCAAGATATCGTTCCAAAAGAACAAATTTATTGTAATACAACTGACTTTTCAGGAGAATCTGTCGAAGTAAAGTGGCCTCATCCTTGTGATAAGCATTGCAATTACAATTGTGGCCTTTGTAAATCATCATTAATTCGCAAACTAAGCTCTGAAAATGATTTTCATATTGTAATAGGAGATTCCATTACCGATTTACTAGCAGCAAAACAAGCACACAAAGTATTCGCTCGCGACTTCCTTATTACGAAATGCGAAGAAAATCATATTGCTTATACACCATTTGAAACATTTCACGATGTTCAAGCTGAACTACAACACTTGTCGGAGGTGAAATTATGA
- a CDS encoding ImmA/IrrE family metallo-endopeptidase, with protein sequence MDPYVNICICVTPGADISDDRIAKDLAVAESIWHPITFQIKDVITLNESFRFYDAEISYKSSIQTQPKLSSFFYTCASQVPDCDLYICYIGSDYFKEWAVIACAYSLAKQNQLTGYIVLTNSAAPMKNIYTLAHEIGHILFTRRIHGKLTHADPHSPTGSEHHPSPTNLMYPIVPRPDNVHIDSLLTSEQKNLSLQSPLLQRKEQ encoded by the coding sequence ATGGATCCATACGTCAATATATGTATTTGTGTTACTCCGGGAGCCGATATTTCAGATGACCGTATAGCAAAAGATTTAGCAGTTGCGGAGTCAATATGGCATCCCATTACATTTCAAATTAAAGATGTTATTACATTAAACGAATCATTCCGCTTTTATGATGCAGAGATTAGTTATAAAAGCTCCATTCAAACGCAGCCAAAATTATCCTCTTTTTTTTATACTTGTGCATCTCAAGTCCCCGATTGCGATCTTTATATTTGTTACATCGGCAGTGACTATTTCAAAGAATGGGCAGTTATTGCTTGTGCTTATTCTTTAGCGAAACAAAACCAGCTCACCGGCTATATCGTTCTAACAAATTCAGCTGCTCCAATGAAAAATATATATACCCTCGCTCATGAAATTGGGCATATTTTATTTACAAGACGTATTCATGGAAAGCTTACCCACGCAGATCCTCACTCCCCGACTGGTTCTGAGCATCACCCTTCTCCAACAAATCTTATGTATCCTATCGTTCCTCGTCCTGATAATGTTCATATTGATTCACTATTAACAAGCGAACAAAAAAATCTCTCTTTACAAAGTCCTTTATTACAAAGAAAAGAACAGTAA